One genomic segment of Nodularia sp. LEGE 06071 includes these proteins:
- a CDS encoding tetratricopeptide repeat protein, producing MRYRKISATVFIGFILTTSVPVFTKLPSFLPMSPVLAQTPDARTAEADRLLQQGVEQFNISQFTEALQSWEQALQIYREIKHRLGEGNALGNLGLIYYSLGDYPTAIDYHQQSLAIAREIKDRSGEGAALGNLGDAYDSFGDYPTAINYHQQSLAIKREIKDRLGEGNALGNLGLTYYSLGDYPTAIDYHQQSLAIAREIKDRSGEGAALGSLGNAYDSLGDYPTAINYHQQSLAIAREIKDRLGEGKALGNLGNAYDSLGDYPTAINYYQQSLAIAREIKDRRGEGAALGNLGNAYNNLGDYPTAINYHQQSLAIAREIKDRSGEGAALGNLGLAYDSLGDYPQAIDYHQQRLAIAREIKDRSGEGAALGNLGLAYDSLGDYPTAIDYHQQRLAIARSIKDRRGEGNALGNLGNAYNHLGDYPTALDYLQQSLSIAREIKDRRGEGNALGNLGNAYHSLGDYPTAFDYHQQRLAIAREIKDRRGEGDALGNLGLTYYSLGDYPTAIDYLQQFLAIAREIKNRLGEGIALGNLGNAYHSLGDYPTAIDYHQQRLAISKKIKDRLGEGQSLNNLGFALYKQGNLSLAESTLLEGIKVYESLRGRELKDSEKVSIFETQHHTYNNLQKVLIAQNKTDAALEIAERGRGRAFVELLASRLSSESKQQFPTSPKIAEIQQIAKAQNATLIQYSITHEDFQIQGKSQSKESELYIWVIKPTGEVNFRKADLKSLWEKENTTLAELVTTSRQSIGVRGRGIKVTAVPDASKAKQKLLRLHELLIEPIADLLPKKETERVVFVPQSQLFLVPFPALQDDKGKYLIEKHTILSAPSIQVLDLTRQQRIGKSGVGKGKVLVVGNPTMPKVVLEPGKPSQQLSNLEWAEKEAKGIASLFKTEAFTGNQATKAAIVQQMIPARIIHLATHGIFDDLRGLGSAIALAPSGEDKGLLTAEEIFDMKLNAELVVLSACDTGRGRLTGDGVIGLSRSLISAGVPSVIVSLWAVDDNSTSVLMTEFYKNLQQNVDKATSLRNAMLTTMKTHPSPKYWAAFTLIGESE from the coding sequence ATGCGTTATCGGAAAATCAGCGCCACTGTATTTATTGGTTTCATCCTGACGACTTCTGTGCCTGTATTTACCAAATTACCTAGTTTTTTACCAATGTCGCCGGTCTTGGCGCAAACACCAGATGCACGGACAGCAGAGGCAGACCGACTCTTACAGCAAGGTGTTGAGCAATTTAATATCAGTCAATTTACGGAGGCATTGCAGTCTTGGGAACAAGCACTACAAATCTACCGGGAAATCAAACACCGTCTTGGTGAGGGTAATGCACTGGGAAATCTCGGTCTTATCTACTATAGTTTGGGAGACTACCCCACAGCTATTGACTACCATCAACAAAGTTTGGCGATCGCTAGGGAAATCAAAGACCGTAGTGGTGAGGGTGCGGCACTAGGAAATCTCGGTGATGCCTACGATAGTTTCGGAGACTACCCCACTGCTATTAACTACCATCAACAAAGTTTAGCGATCAAGAGGGAAATCAAAGACCGTCTTGGTGAGGGTAATGCACTGGGAAATCTCGGTCTTACCTACTATAGTTTGGGAGACTACCCCACCGCTATTGACTACCATCAACAAAGTTTGGCGATCGCTAGGGAAATCAAAGACCGTAGTGGTGAGGGTGCGGCACTAGGAAGTCTCGGTAATGCCTACGATAGTTTGGGAGACTACCCCACTGCTATTAACTACCATCAACAAAGCTTGGCGATCGCCAGGGAAATCAAAGACCGTCTTGGTGAGGGTAAGGCACTGGGAAATCTCGGTAATGCCTACGATAGTTTGGGAGACTACCCCACTGCTATTAACTACTATCAACAAAGTTTAGCGATCGCCAGGGAAATCAAAGACCGTCGTGGTGAGGGTGCAGCACTAGGAAATCTCGGTAATGCCTACAATAATTTGGGAGACTACCCTACCGCTATTAACTACCATCAACAAAGTTTAGCGATCGCTAGGGAAATCAAAGACCGTAGTGGTGAGGGTGCGGCACTAGGAAATCTCGGTCTTGCCTACGATAGTTTGGGAGACTACCCCCAAGCCATTGACTACCATCAACAAAGATTGGCGATCGCTAGGGAAATCAAAGACCGTAGTGGTGAGGGTGCAGCACTAGGAAATCTCGGTCTTGCCTACGATAGTTTGGGAGACTACCCCACCGCTATTGACTACCATCAACAAAGATTGGCGATCGCTAGGTCAATCAAAGACCGTCGTGGTGAGGGCAATGCACTGGGAAATCTCGGTAATGCCTACAATCACTTGGGAGACTACCCCACCGCTCTTGACTACCTTCAACAAAGCTTGTCGATCGCTAGGGAAATCAAAGACCGTCGTGGTGAGGGTAATGCACTGGGAAATCTCGGTAATGCCTACCATAGTTTGGGAGACTACCCCACCGCTTTTGACTACCATCAACAAAGATTGGCGATCGCTAGGGAAATCAAAGACCGTCGTGGTGAGGGTGATGCACTGGGAAATCTCGGTCTTACCTACTATAGTTTGGGAGACTACCCCACCGCTATTGACTACCTTCAACAATTTTTAGCGATCGCCAGGGAAATCAAAAACCGTCTTGGTGAGGGAATTGCACTGGGAAATCTCGGTAATGCCTACCATAGTTTGGGAGACTACCCCACAGCTATTGATTACCATCAACAAAGATTGGCTATCTCTAAGAAAATCAAAGACCGTCTTGGAGAGGGTCAATCACTGAATAATTTAGGATTTGCTTTATACAAACAGGGAAATCTCTCTTTAGCAGAGAGTACCCTACTTGAAGGAATCAAAGTTTATGAATCTCTACGAGGTCGAGAATTAAAAGATAGTGAAAAAGTCTCAATTTTTGAAACGCAACATCACACCTATAATAATTTACAAAAAGTCCTGATTGCCCAAAATAAAACTGATGCAGCTTTAGAAATAGCCGAACGCGGAAGAGGACGTGCTTTTGTGGAGTTACTGGCTTCCCGGTTATCTTCTGAGAGCAAACAACAGTTCCCTACCTCTCCAAAAATCGCAGAAATTCAACAAATTGCTAAAGCGCAAAATGCTACTCTGATCCAATATTCAATTACTCATGAAGATTTCCAGATTCAGGGTAAATCACAAAGCAAAGAATCAGAACTGTATATTTGGGTAATCAAACCCACAGGTGAAGTTAATTTCCGCAAAGCTGATCTCAAATCCCTCTGGGAAAAAGAAAATACAACTCTGGCAGAACTTGTTACTACCAGTCGTCAATCTATTGGTGTCAGAGGACGCGGGATTAAAGTCACGGCTGTTCCTGATGCTTCCAAAGCCAAGCAAAAGTTACTCCGACTCCATGAACTATTAATTGAACCCATAGCCGACCTTCTCCCCAAAAAGGAAACTGAAAGAGTTGTTTTCGTTCCTCAAAGTCAATTATTCCTCGTACCCTTCCCTGCACTGCAAGATGACAAAGGCAAATACTTAATTGAAAAACACACTATCCTCAGCGCCCCATCAATTCAAGTTTTAGATTTAACTCGTCAGCAGAGAATTGGAAAATCGGGAGTGGGGAAAGGGAAGGTTTTGGTGGTGGGGAATCCGACTATGCCAAAAGTAGTCTTGGAACCAGGAAAACCATCTCAACAATTATCTAATTTGGAATGGGCAGAAAAGGAAGCCAAAGGTATTGCGTCACTGTTTAAAACTGAAGCTTTTACAGGTAATCAAGCCACTAAAGCCGCCATTGTCCAGCAAATGATCCCAGCCAGAATTATTCATTTAGCCACACATGGAATATTTGATGATCTTCGGGGTTTGGGAAGTGCGATAGCATTAGCCCCCTCTGGTGAAGATAAGGGCTTACTCACTGCGGAAGAAATTTTTGACATGAAGCTGAATGCAGAGTTAGTTGTTCTCAGTGCTTGCGACACCGGACGCGGACGGTTGACTGGTGATGGTGTGATTGGCTTATCTCGCTCTTTAATTAGCGCAGGTGTCCCCAGTGTGATTGTCTCTTTATGGGCTGTTGATGACAATTCTACTTCTGTGTTGATGACTGAATTTTACAAAAATCTGCAACAAAATGTTGACAAAGCTACCTCCTTAAGAAACGCCATGCTCACGACTATGAAAACACATCCTTCGCCTAAATATTGGGCTGCATTTACCTTGATTGGGGAATCGGAATAA
- a CDS encoding tetratricopeptide repeat protein codes for MQKFNFAVAMIVFSTLAITPKAEAINLLANQPIIASKVTVQTADTQNENDVSTYLEQGFQHLDEENYQEAIANFNQVLKLEPNNSDAYFGRGLVNFSLDNYQAAKDDLDKTLEITPNLAYGYYFRGVTRFILNDKPGAITDLRQASTLFTQEGELELAQKADNAIEEIQES; via the coding sequence ATGCAGAAATTTAACTTCGCAGTAGCAATGATTGTATTCAGCACACTGGCAATTACACCCAAAGCTGAAGCTATAAATTTATTGGCAAATCAGCCGATTATAGCATCCAAAGTCACAGTACAAACTGCCGATACTCAAAATGAAAATGATGTTTCAACATACTTAGAACAAGGTTTTCAGCACTTAGATGAGGAGAATTATCAAGAAGCGATCGCTAATTTTAATCAAGTTCTGAAACTAGAACCTAATAATAGTGATGCCTATTTTGGTAGAGGATTGGTAAATTTTAGTTTAGACAACTATCAAGCAGCAAAGGATGATTTAGACAAAACCTTAGAAATTACTCCTAATCTGGCCTATGGGTACTATTTTCGAGGTGTTACCCGCTTCATTTTAAATGATAAACCAGGCGCGATCACTGATTTACGTCAAGCCTCGACCCTGTTCACACAAGAAGGAGAATTGGAATTAGCCCAAAAAGCAGATAACGCCATTGAGGAGATACAGGAAAGTTAA
- a CDS encoding response regulator transcription factor: MSQQIVVIDFHEVCISGTIAMLKAQYSEANMITATTAQEAFEQVLNIQPDLIITDIFLPEKPGVSAQISTGIQLLQTLMKNFPHLNIMVQSDYINNLIQIKSEIYQHQGGFILADKSLPQSEMLHRVKLSFQGLTHIKDVQGIYHEIEVKPVWLKLLNLAFQEGLQDRAIAQNICVSERMVRHYWDGLQNALNIDCEELKNQGKNLRIITQIRARELGLIN, encoded by the coding sequence ATGAGTCAACAAATTGTAGTAATTGATTTTCATGAAGTATGTATTAGTGGCACAATCGCCATGCTCAAAGCTCAATATTCAGAAGCCAACATGATTACAGCTACGACTGCTCAAGAGGCTTTTGAACAGGTGTTAAATATACAACCTGACTTGATTATTACAGATATTTTTCTGCCAGAAAAGCCTGGGGTATCAGCACAAATCTCCACAGGTATACAACTGTTACAAACTTTAATGAAAAACTTTCCTCATTTAAATATTATGGTGCAAAGTGATTATATTAATAATTTGATTCAAATCAAATCAGAAATTTATCAACACCAAGGAGGGTTTATATTAGCAGATAAAAGTCTGCCTCAGTCAGAAATGCTGCACAGAGTTAAATTGTCTTTCCAGGGATTAACTCATATCAAAGATGTTCAAGGAATTTATCACGAAATAGAAGTTAAGCCAGTATGGTTAAAACTTTTGAACTTAGCCTTTCAAGAAGGATTACAGGATAGAGCGATCGCACAAAATATTTGTGTATCAGAACGCATGGTACGTCATTATTGGGATGGGTTACAAAATGCCTTAAATATTGACTGTGAAGAGTTGAAAAATCAAGGTAAAAATCTGCGGATTATTACACAAATTAGAGCCAGGGAACTGGGATTAATCAACTAG
- a CDS encoding CHASE2 domain-containing protein, with protein MVVSNFYLKVQQFDQLCYFELSWGQGQQIGVTLNYPDALNLKYQEWQRIYLRFYNTELRGRVAEIGSLTAPPVDWHARLVEAEAQLLYEFHHWLRHAELYEIRATIAQATKTDLFLTCNSLDLARLPWEVWEIGTEFALDSTKFWIVRTPLNRRGIIADVKQDHAPRKARILAILGDESNLNFAAEKQAIRSLNSLADVTFIGLQSQSSIAELKTKIVQAIASPSGWDILFFAGHSNETNLTGGELGIAPNTSLLLTEIEPALTIAKERGLQVAIFNSCKGLSIANKLIDLGISQVAVMREPIHNRVAEEFFLRFIQALAAYKDVHESLLTAAKHLKLEKNLTYPSAYLIPSLFRHPEADLFCLQPSGIKQLSQNLKPTRIEAIALLFILTISLLLPLQRWGLQRRILVQAIYRQLTNQIARVPDSPILLVQIDEASIIKANISNPKPMNRQYLASLVDALVANNARVIGIDYLLDRPQAQGDRILAESIQNAISAPQPTWFVLAATHNLKGEWLQALPNIVSLDWSLQGDIKILPWYMQLFPMDDWQSQPWHFSSLLTLSHELQQIPNSPQPQLDSQTDFLQQINAFLKDGNKTHQTIVSFPQSHLQAITALSYWLDQMWMHPIIDFSIPPQQIYRSIPAWQLLENPAGSQSLQQQIVMIAAGGYNEAGISEDGEDNFHRDLPPAVKYWRNQESSNHKNRLITGGEIHAYMAHHLLTRRLVVPIPDFWVICMAILLSKSLYLLPIKKQKFVQQWLVLPTVITTVYGLISLQIYISTAILLPWVLPSTTVWFYFILANFHRKKDA; from the coding sequence ATGGTTGTGTCGAATTTTTATCTGAAAGTTCAACAATTTGATCAACTTTGTTATTTTGAGTTGTCTTGGGGGCAAGGGCAACAGATTGGGGTGACGCTGAATTATCCTGATGCACTCAATTTAAAATATCAGGAATGGCAACGAATTTATTTACGTTTTTATAATACGGAACTGCGAGGAAGAGTAGCGGAAATTGGTAGTTTGACTGCACCACCTGTTGATTGGCACGCTCGTTTGGTGGAGGCGGAAGCACAACTTTTATATGAGTTTCATCACTGGTTACGTCATGCGGAATTATATGAAATTCGAGCCACCATAGCTCAAGCAACTAAAACTGATCTTTTTCTTACTTGTAATTCTCTCGATTTAGCACGTTTACCTTGGGAGGTTTGGGAAATTGGTACGGAATTTGCGCTCGATTCTACTAAGTTTTGGATTGTTCGCACGCCTTTGAATCGGCGAGGGATAATTGCTGATGTAAAACAAGATCATGCCCCTAGAAAGGCTAGGATTTTAGCGATTTTAGGGGATGAGTCTAATTTAAATTTTGCGGCAGAAAAGCAGGCTATTCGTTCTTTGAATTCTTTGGCGGATGTGACTTTTATTGGTTTGCAATCTCAGTCAAGTATTGCTGAGTTAAAGACTAAAATTGTGCAAGCGATCGCTTCTCCGTCTGGTTGGGACATTTTATTTTTTGCAGGTCATAGTAATGAAACTAATTTAACTGGTGGTGAGTTGGGTATTGCTCCGAATACGTCTTTATTATTAACGGAGATTGAACCTGCATTAACTATTGCTAAAGAAAGAGGATTACAGGTAGCAATTTTTAATTCTTGTAAGGGTTTAAGCATTGCTAATAAACTCATTGATTTGGGTATTAGTCAAGTAGCAGTCATGCGAGAACCAATTCATAACCGCGTAGCTGAGGAATTTTTCTTACGATTTATTCAAGCTTTAGCTGCATATAAAGATGTGCATGAATCATTATTAACGGCTGCAAAACATCTGAAGTTAGAAAAAAATCTCACCTATCCTAGTGCTTATTTAATTCCTTCTTTATTCCGGCATCCAGAAGCCGATTTATTTTGTCTCCAACCATCGGGGATTAAACAATTATCGCAAAATTTAAAACCGACTCGAATTGAAGCGATCGCACTATTATTTATCTTAACCATTAGCTTACTTCTACCCCTACAAAGATGGGGATTACAACGGCGCATACTGGTACAGGCTATATATCGTCAACTGACCAATCAAATTGCCAGGGTTCCCGATTCACCCATCCTGTTGGTGCAAATTGATGAAGCCTCCATTATCAAAGCCAACATCTCTAATCCCAAACCGATGAATCGTCAGTATTTGGCGAGTTTAGTTGATGCCTTAGTGGCTAATAATGCTAGGGTGATTGGTATTGATTATCTATTAGATCGACCCCAAGCACAAGGCGATCGCATCCTCGCTGAATCTATCCAAAATGCTATCTCTGCACCCCAACCGACATGGTTTGTTTTGGCGGCTACTCACAATCTCAAAGGTGAATGGCTACAAGCACTACCTAATATTGTCAGCCTAGACTGGAGTTTGCAAGGTGATATTAAAATTTTGCCTTGGTATATGCAATTGTTTCCGATGGATGATTGGCAATCTCAGCCTTGGCATTTTTCCAGTTTATTAACACTGAGTCATGAATTACAACAAATTCCCAACTCACCCCAGCCGCAATTAGATAGTCAAACGGATTTTCTGCAACAAATCAACGCTTTTCTCAAGGATGGTAACAAAACTCATCAAACAATTGTGTCATTCCCACAATCGCATTTGCAAGCAATTACAGCTTTAAGTTATTGGCTAGATCAAATGTGGATGCACCCGATTATTGACTTTTCCATTCCTCCTCAACAAATATATCGTTCTATTCCGGCTTGGCAATTATTAGAAAATCCAGCCGGTTCCCAAAGTTTACAGCAGCAAATTGTGATGATTGCCGCAGGAGGATACAACGAAGCCGGAATTAGCGAAGATGGCGAGGATAATTTTCACAGAGATTTACCACCTGCGGTTAAATACTGGCGTAATCAGGAAAGTTCTAATCACAAAAATCGGTTAATTACTGGAGGTGAAATTCATGCTTACATGGCACATCATTTACTGACTCGGCGATTAGTTGTGCCGATTCCTGATTTCTGGGTAATTTGCATGGCGATATTACTCAGCAAAAGCCTATATTTATTACCAATAAAAAAGCAGAAATTTGTCCAGCAATGGTTAGTCTTGCCAACTGTAATTACAACAGTTTACGGACTGATTAGCTTACAAATTTATATTTCTACAGCTATACTATTGCCTTGGGTTTTACCCTCTACAACAGTTTGGTTTTACTTTATTCTTGCCAACTTTCACAGGAAAAAAGATGCGTAA
- a CDS encoding DUF1822 family protein has translation MNNLSSNIPQLQLDYEIFSPAAIKLSSDQIVQAVELSHEIFHVSRKWQTYINGLALFAFEEWLKERVDNFTIKREKCTVLQPALANVIPVVANLQVGEFKICLIPTGSLDDSEIEIPQVIVDLQEYIPHFYVLVEVLEEQSSAIISGFLSYQELMENRTKTNLQPEADWTYQLPLHWFDSDVNHLLLYLRCLATEAIALPAIPENRAQILSTMQNNLTALLPQLQSSQRELWEVLTWEQGTAVLTNPELLRWIYNCQQQTPNFALTSNLKDLFKLCTQPALNVGRWLWDELDELAQELSWTLLPSFTPAVAMRSPTEEFEEIIHQLQHRGLEIPSQARGAYQDLLLAGIPLRLYAVTWHLLSESDSHLWTLLLVLGTTSQNTLPSHLKLRVSDQTSVLLEQGINQEQGDSYLFTRVVGNWDEKFLVSVSLMDGVEISLLPFTFYPGQSL, from the coding sequence ATGAATAATTTATCAAGCAACATTCCTCAGCTACAATTAGACTACGAAATTTTCTCTCCAGCCGCAATTAAGCTTTCATCTGATCAAATTGTTCAAGCTGTGGAACTCAGTCATGAAATTTTCCATGTATCGCGAAAATGGCAAACTTATATTAATGGTCTAGCGCTATTCGCTTTTGAAGAATGGCTGAAGGAACGAGTCGATAATTTCACTATTAAACGGGAAAAATGTACAGTTTTACAGCCTGCATTAGCTAACGTGATTCCTGTTGTTGCTAACTTACAAGTAGGTGAATTTAAAATTTGCTTAATTCCCACTGGTAGTCTGGATGATTCCGAAATTGAAATTCCTCAAGTAATCGTAGATTTACAAGAATATATCCCGCATTTTTATGTATTAGTAGAAGTTCTCGAAGAACAATCATCTGCTATAATTTCTGGATTTTTATCCTATCAGGAACTGATGGAAAATCGGACAAAAACTAATTTACAGCCAGAAGCAGACTGGACTTATCAATTACCTTTGCATTGGTTTGATTCTGACGTCAATCATTTATTGTTATATTTGCGTTGTTTAGCGACAGAGGCTATTGCTTTACCAGCAATTCCTGAAAATCGCGCTCAAATTTTATCGACAATGCAAAATAACTTAACAGCATTGTTACCCCAATTGCAATCATCTCAGCGGGAACTATGGGAAGTATTGACTTGGGAACAAGGAACTGCTGTACTTACTAATCCAGAATTACTGCGTTGGATTTATAACTGTCAACAGCAAACACCTAACTTTGCACTCACAAGCAACTTAAAAGATTTATTCAAATTATGCACACAGCCAGCTTTAAATGTGGGACGTTGGTTGTGGGATGAATTGGATGAATTAGCGCAGGAATTGTCCTGGACATTACTACCTAGTTTCACTCCTGCGGTAGCAATGCGAAGTCCGACAGAAGAATTTGAGGAAATTATTCACCAACTGCAACACCGAGGTTTAGAAATTCCCTCTCAGGCGCGGGGTGCTTATCAAGATTTACTTTTAGCCGGAATTCCTTTACGCCTGTATGCTGTGACTTGGCATTTACTATCTGAAAGTGACTCACATTTGTGGACATTGCTGTTAGTTTTAGGTACAACTTCACAGAATACTTTACCTAGCCATTTAAAATTGCGAGTCAGTGACCAAACGAGCGTTTTATTGGAACAGGGGATAAATCAAGAACAGGGTGATAGTTATTTGTTTACTCGTGTTGTTGGTAACTGGGATGAAAAGTTTTTGGTGAGTGTAAGTTTAATGGATGGTGTGGAAATTAGCTTACTGCCATTTACATTTTATCCAGGGCAATCGCTTTAG
- the rplU gene encoding 50S ribosomal protein L21, translating into MTYAIIETGGKQLKVEPGRFYDIELLHIEADEKVTIDSVLLVQHDGEVTIGQPLVAGATVEGTVVRNFRGRKVLVYKMKPKKKTRKKRGHRQEITRLMIDSINFNGEVFGPENGVAVELPVIDDAPVEAVAE; encoded by the coding sequence ATGACCTACGCAATTATTGAAACTGGCGGTAAGCAACTAAAAGTTGAGCCAGGTCGCTTTTACGATATTGAACTGCTCCATATCGAAGCGGACGAAAAAGTTACAATAGATTCAGTATTACTAGTACAGCACGACGGCGAAGTCACCATTGGACAGCCGTTAGTAGCAGGGGCGACTGTAGAAGGGACAGTGGTGCGGAACTTTAGAGGCCGCAAAGTCCTGGTATATAAAATGAAGCCTAAAAAGAAAACCCGCAAAAAACGGGGGCATCGCCAGGAAATCACTAGACTAATGATTGATTCCATCAACTTTAATGGTGAGGTCTTTGGTCCCGAAAACGGTGTAGCTGTTGAACTTCCCGTTATCGATGATGCCCCTGTGGAAGCTGTTGCTGAATAA
- the rpmA gene encoding 50S ribosomal protein L27, translating to MAHKKGTGSTRNGRDSNAQRLGVKRYGGQTVLAGNILVRQRGTKVHPGNNVGIGSDDTLFALIEGVVTFERKGKSRKKVSVYPVAATVEAAAV from the coding sequence ATGGCTCATAAGAAAGGTACTGGTAGTACTCGTAACGGTCGCGACTCTAATGCTCAACGCCTGGGTGTAAAACGCTATGGTGGTCAAACTGTGCTTGCGGGAAATATTCTCGTGCGTCAGCGTGGTACCAAAGTTCACCCCGGTAACAACGTCGGTATTGGCAGCGATGACACTCTGTTTGCTTTGATTGAAGGTGTCGTCACCTTTGAAAGAAAAGGCAAATCCCGCAAAAAAGTAAGTGTTTATCCAGTTGCTGCGACTGTTGAAGCTGCTGCTGTTTAG
- the cruF gene encoding gamma-carotene 1'-hydroxylase CruF, with protein MKQLVIAERVCLIGHIVSMVFGLVGILLVVPNAEVIFHLSEFGQTAMQWSMAGGGVVYMILGTAAVFLYGLRTLGLGRILAFMLPAIFISLGSELLGTSTGFPFGHYSYLSGLGYKIAGLVPFTIPLSWFYVGCASYLLARAGLEVDTKPSLWRHICAIGLGSLLLTSWDFVLDPAMSQTSLPFWYWQQPGPFFGMPYQNFVGWLGTGAVFMTVAALLWNNNPIKFERSQLNIPLVVYLANFGFATVMSLAAGFTIPVGLGFVLGVGPSLALWLKGSAVSAQADAESTTNAVSVANIKVALK; from the coding sequence ATGAAACAACTTGTAATTGCGGAGCGCGTATGCCTGATTGGTCATATCGTCTCAATGGTATTCGGATTAGTCGGCATACTACTAGTTGTACCTAATGCCGAAGTGATCTTCCATTTATCTGAATTTGGACAAACCGCTATGCAGTGGAGTATGGCTGGCGGTGGTGTGGTCTATATGATCTTGGGAACAGCGGCTGTATTTTTGTATGGTTTGCGGACTTTGGGTTTGGGTAGAATTTTGGCATTCATGCTACCCGCAATATTTATTTCTTTGGGGAGTGAACTACTAGGAACCAGTACTGGATTTCCTTTCGGTCACTACAGCTATCTCAGCGGCTTGGGCTATAAAATTGCTGGTTTAGTGCCGTTCACAATTCCTCTGTCATGGTTTTATGTGGGATGTGCTTCTTACCTGCTGGCGCGTGCTGGCTTAGAAGTGGATACAAAACCTAGCTTGTGGCGACATATCTGTGCTATCGGTTTGGGTTCTTTGCTGTTGACTTCTTGGGATTTTGTGCTTGACCCAGCTATGAGTCAAACTTCTCTGCCCTTCTGGTATTGGCAACAACCAGGGCCTTTCTTTGGAATGCCTTATCAAAACTTTGTGGGCTGGTTGGGTACTGGTGCAGTGTTTATGACTGTGGCTGCTTTGCTATGGAACAACAACCCGATCAAATTTGAGCGATCGCAACTCAATATACCCTTAGTAGTGTATTTAGCCAACTTTGGTTTCGCTACAGTGATGAGTTTGGCTGCTGGTTTCACCATTCCTGTAGGATTAGGCTTTGTACTAGGTGTAGGTCCCTCTCTAGCACTGTGGTTAAAAGGATCAGCCGTATCTGCCCAAGCTGATGCCGAATCAACCACTAACGCAGTTTCAGTGGCAAATATCAAAGTTGCCTTGAAATAA